A stretch of Caldanaerobius polysaccharolyticus DSM 13641 DNA encodes these proteins:
- a CDS encoding type IV pilus twitching motility protein PilT → MVAITDLLVEAVQRKASDIHITVGMPPVLRINGNLVRTDYPAVKPEDTESFVQQLMSNEQYGILKQRGEFDFSYSLHGVGRFRINAYKQRGTFSLAIRALALNVPSIDELGLPAIVKDLAMKTRGLILVTGPTGSGKSTTLAAMIDLINSNRECHILTLEDPIEYLHKHKRSIVNQREIGYDSASFASALRAALREDPDVILVGEMRDLESMQIALTAAETGHLVLSTLHTIGAAKTIDRIVDVFPPHQQQQIRVQLSMVLEGVISQQLLRSADGKRRVLATEIMVATPAIRNLIREGKTFQIQSSVQTGARYGMHTMDSSIANLYRNGIITLEEAQMYAIEPENMLMLVDRR, encoded by the coding sequence ATGGTCGCTATAACCGATCTCCTGGTAGAAGCTGTGCAAAGAAAGGCATCTGATATTCATATCACTGTAGGCATGCCGCCTGTATTAAGGATAAATGGAAACCTCGTTAGAACTGATTATCCAGCTGTAAAGCCTGAGGACACCGAGTCGTTTGTGCAGCAGCTTATGTCTAATGAACAGTATGGCATTTTAAAGCAAAGAGGAGAGTTCGACTTCTCATATTCCCTTCACGGCGTTGGACGATTCAGGATAAACGCGTATAAGCAGAGAGGTACTTTTAGCCTCGCTATAAGGGCGTTAGCTTTAAACGTGCCATCTATAGATGAATTGGGGTTGCCGGCTATCGTGAAGGATCTGGCGATGAAGACGAGGGGGCTTATCCTGGTCACAGGTCCCACTGGTAGCGGCAAATCTACCACGTTGGCGGCGATGATCGATTTGATAAACAGCAACAGGGAGTGCCATATACTTACGCTGGAAGACCCTATAGAGTACCTTCATAAACACAAGAGGAGCATAGTGAACCAGAGAGAGATAGGCTATGACAGCGCATCATTTGCCAGTGCGCTGAGGGCTGCTTTAAGAGAAGACCCTGACGTCATACTGGTTGGTGAGATGAGGGATTTAGAGTCCATGCAGATAGCGTTGACCGCAGCCGAGACAGGTCATCTGGTTTTGTCTACATTACATACTATAGGAGCGGCTAAGACCATCGACAGGATCGTGGATGTCTTTCCTCCCCATCAGCAGCAACAGATAAGGGTCCAGCTTTCAATGGTATTAGAAGGGGTTATATCCCAGCAGCTTTTAAGGAGTGCCGATGGAAAGAGGAGGGTTCTGGCTACAGAAATTATGGTGGCTACGCCGGCTATAAGAAACCTCATAAGGGAAGGCAAAACATTTCAGATCCAATCCTCGGTGCAAACAGGGGCAAGGTATGGCATGCACACCATGGATTCAAGTATTGCAAACTTGTATAGAAATGGTATAATAACGTTGGAAGAAGCCCAGATGTACGCCATAGAACCTGAAAATATGCTGATGCTGGTAGACAGAAGGTGA
- a CDS encoding prepilin peptidase — MYVFYTFAFILGAVVGSFLNVIIYRVPRNQSIVSPPSHCPCCGKRLKAYELVPVASYILLRGRCSHCGSRIPVRYIAVELITGLSFVLLMWRFGISVEGLFKALLVCELISLSFIDAEFMVIPDKILAVGFIGGIVYRLMDSAGVYDYLLGILLGFGLLLAIVLITGSMGMGDAKLMGVIALYVDWKLVLATLFLSFVIGAVVSLILMAFRIKGHKDYIPFGPFISIGAFVSILFGYQIVNWYAALIRGW; from the coding sequence ATGTATGTATTTTATACATTTGCATTTATACTCGGCGCTGTTGTAGGCAGCTTTCTAAACGTAATCATATACCGCGTGCCGAGAAATCAGTCTATTGTATCCCCCCCTTCCCATTGCCCCTGCTGCGGCAAAAGGCTTAAAGCTTATGAGCTGGTGCCTGTCGCAAGTTATATTTTGCTTCGCGGCAGGTGCTCTCATTGCGGCAGCAGGATACCAGTGAGATACATAGCTGTTGAGTTGATTACAGGGCTTTCCTTTGTGCTTTTGATGTGGAGGTTTGGAATATCTGTAGAAGGGCTTTTCAAAGCCTTACTCGTGTGCGAGCTGATATCGCTGTCGTTTATAGACGCGGAATTTATGGTGATACCCGATAAAATCCTGGCAGTGGGTTTTATAGGGGGTATTGTGTACAGGTTGATGGATTCGGCGGGCGTGTACGATTACCTCCTGGGAATTTTGCTGGGGTTTGGATTGCTTTTGGCTATTGTCCTCATAACGGGAAGCATGGGCATGGGCGATGCTAAGCTCATGGGCGTTATAGCCTTGTACGTGGACTGGAAGCTGGTCCTGGCCACATTGTTTTTATCCTTTGTCATAGGTGCGGTGGTAAGCCTTATTTTAATGGCCTTTAGGATAAAAGGGCACAAAGACTACATTCCCTTTGGGCCCTTTATATCGATAGGCGCATTTGTATCGATTTTATTCGGGTATCAGATCGTAAACTGGTATGCGGCCCTTATAAGAGGGTGGTGA
- the sigK gene encoding RNA polymerase sporulation sigma factor SigK has translation MISIGFMAFVFFLSGYVTTTSSFPQPLSAEEEERYIRKYLGGDEEAKNILIERNLRLVAHIVKKYSNTGIDSDDLISIGTIGLIKAITTFNDSKGVRLATYASRCIENELLMYLRSNKKEKNEISLQDPIGVDKEGNEISLIDIIPVADPDSVCNEVETKLQIKKLKDKINTALKNRERLVIELRYGLTNMGVKTQMEIARLLGISRSYVSRIEKKALKKLLKELMPGSSR, from the coding sequence ATGATAAGCATTGGCTTTATGGCTTTTGTATTTTTTCTATCCGGTTACGTTACCACTACCAGTTCTTTTCCCCAGCCTTTGAGCGCAGAAGAGGAAGAGCGCTATATAAGGAAGTATCTTGGCGGAGATGAGGAAGCTAAGAACATACTCATTGAGAGAAACCTTAGGCTTGTGGCTCATATTGTGAAAAAGTATTCTAATACGGGAATAGATAGCGATGATTTAATATCTATAGGCACCATAGGTCTTATAAAAGCTATAACGACGTTTAACGACAGCAAAGGAGTGAGGTTGGCCACATACGCTTCCCGGTGTATAGAGAACGAACTTTTGATGTACCTCCGATCCAATAAGAAAGAAAAAAATGAGATTTCACTGCAGGACCCTATCGGAGTGGACAAAGAGGGCAACGAGATTTCGCTTATAGACATAATACCTGTGGCAGATCCTGATAGCGTATGCAACGAGGTGGAAACCAAGCTGCAGATAAAAAAATTAAAAGACAAAATAAACACAGCGCTTAAAAACAGAGAAAGGCTGGTAATAGAGCTCAGATACGGCTTGACCAACATGGGCGTTAAAACCCAGATGGAGATCGCCAGGCTTCTGGGAATATCCAGGTCTTATGTCTCTAGAATAGAGAAAAAAGCCCTCAAAAAATTGTTAAAAGAGTTAATGCCAGGTAGCAGCCGTTGA
- a CDS encoding type IV pilus modification PilV family protein, which produces MKPRLYYGGQRGFTLLELVVAIGILGIIMVPILRLLNQAYFTEQTSWSKVEVLNAAQSVMEDVMAGKISEGYQPPKGYRVDVNSSDVGDVAGLKKVEVKVYPEKAPGRSVVLTAYTTKDVSYESPGDGGGQDGNPREDGFYSWLKDHTDTFNTAFIMMLMVYLAYTVFAKKVIFGLVIPDFKRAYEYIMGVLHDKFYGVDYKGVVKNADLASEVEKTYGLKGTDWEIVKRLAQLLDDMRNKWNAWFS; this is translated from the coding sequence GTGAAACCGAGGCTGTATTACGGCGGTCAAAGGGGCTTTACGCTGCTGGAACTGGTGGTCGCCATCGGCATACTGGGCATAATAATGGTGCCTATATTGAGGTTATTAAATCAGGCTTATTTTACAGAACAAACGTCGTGGTCTAAAGTTGAGGTGTTAAATGCAGCCCAATCTGTCATGGAAGATGTGATGGCAGGAAAGATATCAGAAGGCTACCAACCACCTAAAGGGTATCGCGTTGACGTAAATTCCTCTGATGTGGGCGATGTTGCAGGATTAAAGAAGGTAGAGGTTAAAGTATATCCAGAAAAAGCCCCCGGTAGATCTGTGGTGCTTACAGCGTATACGACAAAAGATGTATCTTATGAGTCCCCTGGGGACGGCGGTGGACAAGATGGGAACCCAAGGGAAGATGGCTTTTACAGCTGGCTTAAAGACCACACAGATACTTTTAACACCGCATTTATAATGATGCTGATGGTGTATCTTGCCTATACCGTATTTGCAAAAAAGGTAATTTTTGGCCTGGTTATACCTGACTTTAAAAGAGCTTATGAGTACATTATGGGTGTGTTGCACGATAAATTTTACGGTGTGGATTATAAAGGTGTGGTTAAAAATGCTGACTTGGCCAGTGAAGTTGAAAAAACTTACGGTTTAAAAGGCACCGATTGGGAAATTGTTAAAAGACTGGCACAACTTCTCGATGATATGAGAAATAAATGGAATGCGTGGTTTTCATGA
- a CDS encoding peptidoglycan D,D-transpeptidase FtsI family protein has product MRRIKNFFTIVLCLTLLLVVRFGYIQIAKSDVYSRLSVNQRARSVYLGDYRGTIYDRNMIPLTERDSSHLAVIFPDMVRDKSKAAYDLSRVTDYDIASLKNMLGGTAFVLPAKQADESLEEDGIYLATIPSRYSDESIASHLIGYLNPSIHKGVYGIERAYDNVLNSGGQIEYVLFSGGNLKAIKGLGAQYAVVGVKRKAYGVKTTIDYHIQKIVEEAMDKYHIDGAAVVVDVKSGQILAMASRPNFSPLSITGYLRNGNGALINKAIAAYPLGSVFKTVVAAAAIEDHAVKEGEIFYCTGSVKVNGVSYPCYKSKTHGPVDMATAFAVSCNTTFIKIGQKVGGKSIIEMAKKFGFGRKEVGFAEESSGRIPGYKDVAGAGIGNLSIGQGVLAVTPLQVADMMATIADDGVRHIPTVLQGLVDEQGNWVRREGESKSYRVVSVSTAKELQRMLRGVVTEGTGKNAEIPQGSAGKTGTAETGIDGVSHGWFAGYVPYNEPRYSIVVLAEKGGEGGAKAAPVFKEIAENILKIR; this is encoded by the coding sequence TTGAGAAGGATAAAAAACTTCTTCACGATTGTGTTGTGTTTGACATTATTGCTGGTAGTGCGTTTTGGGTATATTCAGATAGCTAAAAGCGATGTTTATTCCCGGTTGTCTGTCAACCAGCGGGCCAGAAGCGTTTATTTAGGCGATTACAGGGGTACTATATACGACAGGAACATGATTCCGCTGACAGAAAGAGATTCATCGCATTTAGCGGTTATCTTTCCAGACATGGTGCGGGATAAAAGCAAGGCCGCTTACGATTTATCCCGTGTGACAGATTACGATATCGCCAGTTTAAAAAATATGCTTGGCGGTACAGCTTTTGTTCTCCCTGCAAAGCAGGCGGATGAAAGCTTAGAAGAAGACGGGATATACCTGGCTACGATACCATCCAGGTATTCTGATGAAAGTATAGCCTCTCATTTAATCGGCTATTTAAATCCGTCAATACATAAAGGGGTTTACGGAATTGAGAGGGCCTATGATAATGTGCTGAATTCGGGAGGACAAATTGAATACGTGCTCTTTTCAGGTGGAAATTTAAAGGCCATAAAAGGGCTGGGCGCGCAATACGCCGTGGTGGGCGTAAAGCGAAAGGCATATGGCGTTAAGACCACTATTGACTATCACATTCAAAAAATAGTAGAAGAAGCCATGGATAAATATCACATAGATGGAGCAGCAGTGGTAGTGGATGTCAAATCAGGACAGATACTGGCTATGGCGAGTAGGCCAAATTTTTCGCCATTGAGTATAACCGGGTATTTGAGGAATGGTAACGGAGCGCTTATAAACAAAGCCATTGCGGCGTATCCCTTGGGTTCGGTTTTTAAGACGGTGGTAGCCGCTGCGGCGATAGAAGATCACGCAGTAAAAGAGGGTGAAATTTTTTATTGTACGGGCAGTGTGAAAGTAAATGGGGTTTCTTACCCATGTTATAAAAGCAAAACCCATGGACCTGTGGACATGGCCACAGCTTTTGCTGTGTCCTGCAACACCACTTTCATAAAGATAGGGCAGAAGGTAGGAGGTAAGAGCATTATAGAGATGGCAAAAAAATTTGGCTTTGGGCGTAAGGAAGTTGGTTTTGCAGAAGAGAGCAGTGGCCGTATCCCAGGGTATAAAGATGTGGCGGGAGCTGGCATAGGTAATCTTTCTATTGGCCAGGGCGTGCTTGCTGTAACGCCCCTTCAGGTAGCTGACATGATGGCTACCATAGCTGATGACGGCGTTAGGCATATACCTACTGTATTACAGGGCTTAGTGGATGAACAGGGCAATTGGGTGAGAAGAGAAGGGGAGAGCAAATCGTACAGGGTTGTATCAGTGAGCACAGCGAAAGAACTGCAGCGAATGTTAAGAGGAGTGGTGACAGAAGGGACAGGTAAAAACGCGGAAATACCCCAGGGTAGCGCTGGCAAAACAGGTACAGCTGAAACCGGTATAGACGGGGTTTCCCATGGATGGTTTGCAGGGTATGTCCCGTACAATGAGCCACGGTATTCCATAGTGGTATTAGCGGAAAAGGGAGGAGAAGGGGGCGCAAAAGCCGCTCCTGTGTTTAAAGAAATCGCTGAAAATATTTTAAAGATAAGATAA
- a CDS encoding GspE/PulE family protein — MGRRRLGDILIESGIVTRDELQEALKVQEKTGKRLGKVLSEMGYITEDKLIEILEFQLGIPHVDLKRYYIDKEAVLTIPEDIAKRDMLIAVKKDESNIYVAMSDPMDILAIDDVKLITGLNVIPMIATEADITEAIKKYYEPEEVEKAVNDFDSEYTGGFQEQNDEVDNAPAVRLVNSIIEQAVRSQASDIHIEPSSDDMRVRFRIDGQLIENMSAHKSIHGPVITRIKIMSNLNIAERRLPQDGRIELNVDGKEMDIRVSVLPTVFGEKAVLRLLDRSSFLVSKHELGLDSRELILFDRFAKSSHGIILVTGPTGSGKTTTLYTMLREINTPDKNIITVEDPVEYVLPGVNQVQVNEKAGLTFAAALRSILRQDPDIIMIGEIRDAETAQIAVRSAITGHLVLSTLHTNDAPGSVVRLIDMGVEPYLVSASLVGVIAQRLMRKVCEACKYAYKASEVEKRLLGYDVDEELTLYRGRGCTVCNKTGYRGRLAVFEIMPVSREIREQINMKASVDAIRAMAIEQGMVLLRQSARQKVLEGLTTVDEMLRITYMEE; from the coding sequence ATGGGAAGGAGAAGGCTGGGGGATATCCTTATTGAAAGCGGAATAGTTACGCGTGATGAGCTACAGGAAGCGTTAAAGGTACAGGAAAAGACGGGTAAGCGCCTGGGCAAAGTGCTTTCGGAGATGGGATATATAACTGAAGATAAACTCATAGAGATACTGGAATTCCAACTGGGTATACCCCATGTAGACTTAAAGCGCTATTACATCGATAAAGAAGCTGTGCTCACCATCCCGGAAGACATAGCAAAGCGAGATATGCTTATAGCTGTAAAAAAGGATGAAAGCAATATATACGTGGCCATGAGCGATCCTATGGACATCCTGGCCATTGACGACGTAAAGCTTATCACCGGGTTAAATGTGATTCCTATGATAGCTACGGAAGCGGATATAACTGAGGCCATCAAGAAGTATTACGAGCCAGAGGAAGTAGAAAAGGCCGTAAATGATTTTGACAGCGAATACACTGGGGGTTTTCAAGAGCAAAACGACGAGGTGGACAACGCCCCTGCTGTTAGATTGGTCAATTCTATAATAGAACAGGCCGTAAGAAGCCAGGCCTCGGATATACACATTGAGCCTTCCAGCGATGACATGAGGGTGAGGTTCAGGATTGACGGCCAGCTCATAGAAAACATGAGTGCTCACAAAAGCATTCACGGTCCCGTTATAACCCGTATAAAGATAATGAGCAATTTAAATATAGCTGAGCGAAGGCTCCCTCAAGATGGCAGGATAGAGCTCAATGTAGACGGAAAGGAAATGGATATCAGGGTGTCGGTGCTCCCTACGGTATTTGGAGAAAAGGCCGTGTTGAGGCTTTTGGATCGCAGTAGCTTTCTGGTATCTAAACATGAATTAGGCCTGGATTCCCGGGAGCTTATCTTGTTTGACAGATTTGCAAAGAGCTCTCACGGGATAATCTTGGTGACAGGTCCTACGGGCAGCGGCAAGACTACAACCCTTTACACCATGCTGCGGGAGATAAATACCCCTGATAAGAACATCATCACCGTGGAAGATCCTGTGGAATACGTGTTGCCAGGGGTAAATCAGGTACAGGTTAACGAAAAAGCTGGCCTTACTTTTGCAGCTGCATTAAGGTCTATATTGCGCCAGGATCCTGACATAATAATGATCGGCGAGATAAGAGATGCGGAGACGGCTCAGATCGCCGTAAGGTCGGCTATAACAGGGCATCTTGTTTTATCCACATTGCACACCAACGACGCGCCTGGTTCTGTAGTCAGGCTTATAGACATGGGGGTTGAGCCGTACCTGGTATCAGCCTCTCTCGTAGGTGTTATAGCCCAAAGGCTGATGAGAAAGGTGTGCGAAGCTTGCAAATACGCTTATAAAGCTAGTGAAGTCGAGAAGCGCCTGTTAGGCTATGATGTGGATGAAGAACTTACCCTTTATAGAGGAAGAGGGTGCACTGTGTGCAACAAAACAGGTTACAGGGGAAGGCTGGCGGTATTTGAGATCATGCCTGTGTCTAGGGAAATAAGGGAGCAAATCAACATGAAGGCGTCTGTAGACGCCATAAGAGCGATGGCTATAGAGCAAGGGATGGTCTTATTGAGGCAAAGCGCGCGGCAAAAAGTGTTAGAAGGACTTACCACTGTGGATGAAATGTTGAGAATAACGTATATGGAGGAATAG
- a CDS encoding shikimate dehydrogenase, with the protein MKKINSMTKVYGVIGHPVKHSISPAIHNFAFEYADINAVYLCFDVPPERLGEAVRGFKAIGLAGFNVTIPHKQDIMNYLDEVDESARLIGAVNTVVNDNGRLRGYNTDSSGFINAIKKRGLRVDEAIVLGSGGASRAICTALALNGVGRINILNRTYDNAASLANHIRSLAADCCVCADALDNIKNYRGQLLVNTTSVGMWPRVDECPVDIIPTGVHTVYDIVYNPHETKLIRMAKQKGCGVIYGIEMLVGQAIESLKIWTGVDVPENIITSFLEKEGIPLKMSNSIHNVTEE; encoded by the coding sequence ATGAAAAAAATAAATAGCATGACAAAGGTGTACGGAGTAATAGGGCACCCTGTGAAGCACAGCATATCGCCGGCCATACACAATTTCGCTTTTGAGTACGCTGATATAAATGCTGTTTATCTATGCTTTGATGTGCCTCCTGAACGATTAGGAGAAGCTGTTAGAGGTTTTAAGGCCATTGGTCTGGCGGGATTCAATGTGACAATTCCTCATAAACAGGACATTATGAACTACCTGGATGAGGTCGATGAAAGCGCCAGGCTGATTGGGGCGGTTAACACCGTGGTCAACGACAATGGACGGCTTAGGGGATACAATACGGATAGCAGCGGTTTTATAAATGCCATTAAAAAACGAGGCCTACGTGTTGATGAAGCTATTGTACTGGGATCAGGAGGGGCTTCAAGGGCTATATGCACCGCTCTGGCTTTAAATGGAGTTGGCCGCATAAATATCTTAAACAGAACTTATGACAACGCTGCATCGCTGGCAAACCACATCAGGTCCCTCGCCGCCGATTGCTGCGTTTGCGCTGATGCGCTGGATAATATAAAAAATTATAGAGGACAGTTGCTGGTCAATACTACCTCTGTAGGCATGTGGCCCAGGGTGGACGAGTGCCCAGTGGACATTATTCCAACGGGGGTGCATACGGTGTACGATATCGTCTATAACCCTCACGAGACTAAACTTATAAGAATGGCAAAGCAAAAAGGTTGTGGCGTGATTTACGGGATAGAGATGCTGGTAGGGCAGGCTATAGAGTCTTTAAAAATATGGACGGGCGTTGACGTACCTGAGAATATTATAACTTCTTTCCTCGAAAAAGAAGGAATTCCTCTTAAAATGTCGAATAGTATACATAATGTAACAGAGGAGTGA
- a CDS encoding type II secretion system protein, whose amino-acid sequence MSIWKALAKKSRGQGGFTLVELIVVIAILGILAAIAAPRYLGTLNKAKEKADAATAQIIADAAARYVLDESMDDNNITTGQLQLSVLESNGYLENVPTPQSGGSFSVRVDKSSDGNTANITVSWGSNNEVTRTVDIINTSN is encoded by the coding sequence GTGAGTATATGGAAGGCTTTAGCAAAAAAGAGCCGCGGACAGGGTGGCTTTACGCTGGTAGAGCTTATCGTGGTTATTGCCATACTGGGCATATTGGCCGCAATTGCCGCGCCGCGCTATTTGGGAACTTTGAACAAAGCTAAAGAAAAAGCAGACGCAGCCACAGCTCAAATTATAGCAGATGCAGCGGCAAGGTATGTACTGGATGAGAGTATGGATGATAATAATATAACTACCGGACAATTACAATTATCAGTGTTAGAAAGCAATGGTTACTTAGAGAATGTACCCACACCTCAGTCAGGAGGATCGTTTAGTGTTAGAGTTGACAAAAGTAGCGACGGTAACACAGCAAATATAACAGTTTCATGGGGTAGTAATAATGAGGTAACAAGAACCGTAGATATAATAAACACTTCAAATTAA
- a CDS encoding type II secretion system F family protein, producing MPRYFFKARDAEGLLVSGVIDADGYRDAVRSVQEKNIYPVEIKEVAEKRNAAVEFYRVKVSDLAVLCRQFSTLLNAGISIAQCFDILRQQTTSRKLKDVLSQIYEDVQKGKSLSESMKTQQVFPEIMINMVEAGEVSGRLDMVLERMAVYFEKENATNQKIKTALTYPAIVSLAAVVVVIFLVSYVLPTFISMFTNAGVNLPTPTRILLFISFLFGHFWYYIFALVFLIAMSLYRYIKTPKGKRAFDWIKLRAPIFGNLTRKVITSRFTRTLGVLLASGIPVIQAMQVVEKVVGNAVVAERLKKAEEGMRQGQGLSKPLESVGVFQPMVIQMIAVGEESGMLDSLLEKTADFFDGEVDTAVSQMTTMLEPIIIIVLAVVVGFIVISIAMPMFQMYNTIKF from the coding sequence ATGCCTCGCTATTTTTTCAAGGCACGGGATGCCGAGGGTTTACTGGTTTCTGGCGTTATCGATGCGGACGGCTATAGGGATGCGGTAAGAAGCGTTCAGGAAAAAAATATATACCCTGTAGAAATAAAAGAGGTAGCCGAAAAAAGGAACGCGGCGGTGGAGTTTTACAGAGTAAAGGTCTCTGATCTGGCCGTATTGTGCAGGCAGTTTTCCACCCTTTTAAACGCAGGTATATCCATAGCTCAATGCTTTGATATCTTGCGCCAGCAGACGACAAGCAGGAAGTTAAAAGATGTTCTCTCTCAGATTTACGAAGACGTACAGAAGGGCAAAAGCCTTTCGGAGTCCATGAAGACACAACAGGTGTTTCCAGAAATAATGATAAACATGGTGGAAGCTGGTGAAGTAAGCGGAAGACTTGACATGGTTTTGGAGCGGATGGCCGTTTATTTTGAAAAGGAAAATGCTACAAATCAAAAAATAAAGACGGCACTTACGTATCCTGCTATAGTTTCTTTGGCCGCCGTGGTAGTGGTGATATTTTTGGTTTCTTACGTCCTTCCCACGTTTATAAGCATGTTCACTAATGCGGGAGTAAATCTACCTACTCCTACGAGAATACTTCTTTTTATAAGCTTTCTTTTCGGCCATTTTTGGTATTACATTTTTGCCCTTGTATTTCTCATTGCTATGTCGTTGTACAGGTACATAAAGACGCCCAAGGGGAAACGCGCCTTTGACTGGATAAAACTTAGGGCACCTATATTCGGCAATTTAACCCGTAAAGTCATAACGTCCCGATTTACGCGAACGCTGGGCGTATTGCTGGCCAGTGGCATACCTGTTATCCAGGCCATGCAGGTGGTGGAAAAAGTAGTGGGAAACGCTGTAGTAGCCGAGAGGCTTAAAAAAGCTGAGGAAGGGATGAGGCAAGGGCAGGGCCTTTCAAAGCCGCTGGAGTCTGTAGGCGTATTTCAGCCTATGGTCATACAAATGATAGCTGTAGGGGAAGAATCGGGAATGCTGGACAGCCTGCTGGAAAAGACCGCTGATTTTTTTGACGGCGAGGTGGATACGGCGGTATCCCAGATGACCACTATGCTGGAGCCTATTATCATAATCGTCCTGGCGGTGGTAGTAGGCTTTATAGTCATATCTATCGCCATGCCCATGTTTCAGATGTACAATACCATCAAATTTTAA
- a CDS encoding YqeG family HAD IIIA-type phosphatase, with protein MLYPDEYYASFKDIDLDHLKEMGIKAVIIDIDNTLVPWSDKFPDENAYLWINRLRNEGFKVCLISNNTKGRVEEFNKDLSCYVIWKARKPLKFAYKKAIRYFNCSAKNIAVIGDQIFTDILGGNRLGMYTILVDPISDNEFFWTKFVRRIEKKFRDRARRTKDEKNK; from the coding sequence TTGCTGTATCCTGATGAATATTACGCGAGCTTTAAGGATATTGATCTTGATCATTTAAAAGAAATGGGGATAAAGGCTGTTATTATCGATATTGACAATACCCTTGTCCCATGGTCGGACAAGTTCCCCGATGAAAATGCATATTTGTGGATAAACAGGTTGAGAAATGAAGGGTTTAAAGTCTGCCTCATATCTAATAACACCAAGGGGAGGGTAGAGGAGTTCAATAAAGACCTCAGCTGTTATGTCATATGGAAGGCGAGAAAGCCGCTGAAATTTGCGTATAAAAAAGCCATTCGCTACTTTAATTGTTCTGCAAAAAATATAGCTGTGATAGGGGATCAGATATTTACGGACATTCTGGGCGGCAACCGGTTGGGTATGTACACTATACTTGTGGACCCTATATCTGATAATGAATTTTTCTGGACGAAATTTGTAAGAAGGATTGAAAAAAAATTTAGAGATAGGGCGAGGAGGACGAAGGATGAAAAAAATAAATAG
- a CDS encoding pilus assembly FimT family protein produces the protein MSARVILKQKGFTLVELIVILSLVSVVFFLVASFFGYGLLSFRALGSEAQVKMQIEDLMNSVVEDIRSVNDVDVVKDDSGFIQLRAGNSEYTYDKSTLKVYKNGRIVARNIASFYVGIGADARTVNIVITGKGTHRYYTLTTSVVLRR, from the coding sequence ATGAGTGCGAGAGTTATTCTTAAACAGAAAGGTTTTACGCTGGTAGAGTTGATAGTAATCCTGTCGCTGGTGAGCGTGGTGTTTTTTCTGGTGGCTTCTTTTTTTGGGTACGGTTTGTTGAGTTTCAGAGCGTTGGGCAGCGAGGCGCAGGTTAAAATGCAGATAGAGGATTTAATGAACAGCGTCGTAGAGGATATAAGAAGTGTGAACGATGTAGATGTGGTAAAAGATGATTCAGGTTTTATCCAACTGAGAGCGGGGAATAGTGAGTACACGTATGATAAAAGCACCTTAAAGGTATATAAAAATGGGCGCATTGTGGCGAGAAATATAGCCAGTTTCTATGTAGGCATTGGCGCCGATGCAAGGACAGTAAACATTGTCATAACCGGCAAAGGAACCCACCGATATTATACACTGACGACATCTGTCGTCTTGCGAAGGTGA